In Electrophorus electricus isolate fEleEle1 chromosome 12, fEleEle1.pri, whole genome shotgun sequence, a single window of DNA contains:
- the zdhhc15b gene encoding palmitoyltransferase ZDHHC15B: MALSRGLKCCQRIFSWIPVVIISCVVLWSYYAYVFELCFFTLRNTLEKVAYLLVFHVCFIMFCWTYWKAIFTPPSTPTKKFQLSYSDKERYEMEERPDVQKQILIDIAKKLPIFTRAQSGAIRFCDHCQLIKPDRCHHCSVCETCILKMDHHCPWVNNCVGFSNYKFFLLFLSYSILYCVFISSTVFQYFLKFWVEELPNSHAKFHVLFLLFVALMFFVSLTFLFGYHCWLVAKNRSTLEAFSAPVFQNGPDRDGFNVGFRRNLLQVFGEDKKLWLFPVFTSQGDGHYFPLRTLSESRNPLLASEERWGEDGGSDEDSTDGEGDNDPSVNIEIES, translated from the exons ATGGCTCTCTCAAGAGGACTAAAATGTTGTCAGCGGATATTCTCTTGGATACCGGTCGTCATTATTTCATGTGTGGTCCTCTGGTCTTATTATGCCTACGTATTTgaactttgttttt TTACTCTCAGAAATACACTGGAGAAAG TTGCCTACCTTTTGGTGTTCCATGTATGCTTTATAATGTTCTGCTGGACCTACTGGAAGGCCATCTTTACTCCACCCTCCACTCCAACCAAAAAG TTCCAGCTCTCTTACAGTGACAAAGAACGATATGAGATGGAGGAGAGGCCAGATGTGCAGAAGCAGATCCTGATTGACATAGCTAAAAAGCTTCCTATTTTCACACGGGCTCAGTCTGGAG CTATCAGGTTCTGCGATCACTGTCAACTGATAAAGCCAGACCGCTGTCACCACTGTTCGGTCTGTGAAAC ATGTATCCTGAAAATGGATCATCATTGTCCTTG GGTGAACAACTGTGTTGGATTCTCAAACTACAAGTTCTTCCTGCTCTTTCTGTCTTACTCTATTCTATACTGTGTCTTCATTTCTTCAACAGTGTTCCAGTATTTTCTCAAGTTCTGGGTG GAGGAGCTACCAAACAGCCATGCTAAGTTCCATGTCCTGTTCCTTCTCTTTGTGGCTCTCATGTTCTTTGTCAGCCTCACATTCCTCTTTGGCTACCACTGCTGGCTGGTGGCTAAGAACAGGTCCACACTGG AGGCTTTCTCTGCGCCAGTGTTCCAGAACGGACCTGACAGGGATGGATTTAACGTCGGTTTCCGCAGGAACCTTCTACAAGTCTTTGGAGAGGACAAGAAGCTTTGGCTTTTCCCAGTATTCACCAG TCAAGGTGATGGCCACTATTTCCCTCTGAGGACCCTGAGTGAATCTCGGAACCCTTTACTGGCCAGTgaggagagatggggggaggaTGGGGGATCAGATGAGGACAGCACAG ATGGTGAAGGGGACAATGATCCTTCAGTCAATATAGAAATAGAATCATAG